In Labrus bergylta chromosome 1, fLabBer1.1, whole genome shotgun sequence, one genomic interval encodes:
- the LOC110000440 gene encoding pancreatic secretory granule membrane major glycoprotein GP2 isoform X2, translated as MIFTLLKHISCCCFFIVFKVILSCVSHHQHNVSCFPSAAAPVRLVNSNNRCSGRVEVYHDGLWGTVCDDAWDLSDANVTNRTHAIYSNSLFVYPVIKGSFNLPVSIPFSCAYPLETDTSLNVAIRPFLPSSWDILGSGSGAEPCAVMSLFRNSAFTETFPAGGVNLPLGSPLYVGVSVTERELRFVVVLEECYASHSSDPHYYQRYSLIQNKCSTDARQVSVIESGMSLCARFSALLFLLEDDYRAIYLHCNISLCDRERFHCVPSCQRRKYRSVSSSVAMDCVTIGPIACK; from the exons atgatctTTACACTACTAAAACACAtaagttgttgctgtttttttattgtatttaaagtCATTCTTTCTTGTGTCTCTCATCATCAACATAATGTCTCATGTTTTCCGTCAGCTGCTGCACCAGTCAGGCTGGTCAACTCTAATAACCGCTGCTCTGGCAGAGTGGAGGTCTACCATGATGGTCTGTGGGGGACAGTGTGTGACGATGCCTGGGACCTCAGTGATGCTAACGTG ACCAACCGCACACATGCGATCTACTCCAACAGTCTATTTGTCTACCCTGTTATCAAGGGGTCCTTTAACCTTCCTGTGAGCATCCCCTTCTCCTGTGCGTATCCCCTGGAAACAGACACCAGCCTGAATGTGGCTATCAGACCATTCCTGCC GTCGTCATGGGACATTTTAGGATCTGGTTCTGGTGCCGAACCCTGTGCCGTCATGTCTCTTTTCCGTAACTCCGCCTTCACTGAGACTTTCCCAGCTGGAGGGGTCAACCTGCCACTGGGTTCACCTTTGTATGTGGGTGTCTCTGTAACAGAAAGAGAGCTcagatttgttgttgttctggaGGAATGTTACGCCTCTCACTCATCCGATCCTCACTATTACCAGCGATACTCTCTCATCCAGAACAA GTGTTCGACCGATGCCCGACAGGTGTCTGTGATTGAGAGCGGCATGTCTTTGTGTGCTCGTTTCTCTGCCCTGCTCTTTCTGCTGGAGGACGATTATAGAGCCATTTATCTTCACTGCAACATAAGCCTGTGTGACCGAGAGAGATTTCACTGTGTCCCA TCCTGTCAAAGGAGGAAATATCGCTCTGTTTCCAGCTCTGTTGCTATGGACTGCGTCACCATTGGACCAATTGCTTGTAAGTAA
- the LOC110000440 gene encoding pancreatic secretory granule membrane major glycoprotein GP2 isoform X3 has translation MSMYFPLIQSTPVFQTNRTHAIYSNSLFVYPVIKGSFNLPVSIPFSCAYPLETDTSLNVAIRPFLPSSWDILGSGSGAEPCAVMSLFRNSAFTETFPAGGVNLPLGSPLYVGVSVTERELRFVVVLEECYASHSSDPHYYQRYSLIQNKCSTDARQVSVIESGMSLCARFSALLFLLEDDYRAIYLHCNISLCDRERFHCVPSCQRRKYRSVSSSVAMDCVTIGPIAWDKSTK, from the exons ATGTCTATGTACTTTCCGTTAATTCAATCAACCCCTGTTTTTCAGACCAACCGCACACATGCGATCTACTCCAACAGTCTATTTGTCTACCCTGTTATCAAGGGGTCCTTTAACCTTCCTGTGAGCATCCCCTTCTCCTGTGCGTATCCCCTGGAAACAGACACCAGCCTGAATGTGGCTATCAGACCATTCCTGCC GTCGTCATGGGACATTTTAGGATCTGGTTCTGGTGCCGAACCCTGTGCCGTCATGTCTCTTTTCCGTAACTCCGCCTTCACTGAGACTTTCCCAGCTGGAGGGGTCAACCTGCCACTGGGTTCACCTTTGTATGTGGGTGTCTCTGTAACAGAAAGAGAGCTcagatttgttgttgttctggaGGAATGTTACGCCTCTCACTCATCCGATCCTCACTATTACCAGCGATACTCTCTCATCCAGAACAA GTGTTCGACCGATGCCCGACAGGTGTCTGTGATTGAGAGCGGCATGTCTTTGTGTGCTCGTTTCTCTGCCCTGCTCTTTCTGCTGGAGGACGATTATAGAGCCATTTATCTTCACTGCAACATAAGCCTGTGTGACCGAGAGAGATTTCACTGTGTCCCA TCCTGTCAAAGGAGGAAATATCGCTCTGTTTCCAGCTCTGTTGCTATGGACTGCGTCACCATTGGACCAATTGCTT GGGACAAGTCAACTAAGTGA
- the LOC110000440 gene encoding pancreatic secretory granule membrane major glycoprotein GP2 isoform X1, with the protein MIFTLLKHISCCCFFIVFKVILSCVSHHQHNVSCFPSAAAPVRLVNSNNRCSGRVEVYHDGLWGTVCDDAWDLSDANVTNRTHAIYSNSLFVYPVIKGSFNLPVSIPFSCAYPLETDTSLNVAIRPFLPSSWDILGSGSGAEPCAVMSLFRNSAFTETFPAGGVNLPLGSPLYVGVSVTERELRFVVVLEECYASHSSDPHYYQRYSLIQNKCSTDARQVSVIESGMSLCARFSALLFLLEDDYRAIYLHCNISLCDRERFHCVPSCQRRKYRSVSSSVAMDCVTIGPIAWDKSTK; encoded by the exons atgatctTTACACTACTAAAACACAtaagttgttgctgtttttttattgtatttaaagtCATTCTTTCTTGTGTCTCTCATCATCAACATAATGTCTCATGTTTTCCGTCAGCTGCTGCACCAGTCAGGCTGGTCAACTCTAATAACCGCTGCTCTGGCAGAGTGGAGGTCTACCATGATGGTCTGTGGGGGACAGTGTGTGACGATGCCTGGGACCTCAGTGATGCTAACGTG ACCAACCGCACACATGCGATCTACTCCAACAGTCTATTTGTCTACCCTGTTATCAAGGGGTCCTTTAACCTTCCTGTGAGCATCCCCTTCTCCTGTGCGTATCCCCTGGAAACAGACACCAGCCTGAATGTGGCTATCAGACCATTCCTGCC GTCGTCATGGGACATTTTAGGATCTGGTTCTGGTGCCGAACCCTGTGCCGTCATGTCTCTTTTCCGTAACTCCGCCTTCACTGAGACTTTCCCAGCTGGAGGGGTCAACCTGCCACTGGGTTCACCTTTGTATGTGGGTGTCTCTGTAACAGAAAGAGAGCTcagatttgttgttgttctggaGGAATGTTACGCCTCTCACTCATCCGATCCTCACTATTACCAGCGATACTCTCTCATCCAGAACAA GTGTTCGACCGATGCCCGACAGGTGTCTGTGATTGAGAGCGGCATGTCTTTGTGTGCTCGTTTCTCTGCCCTGCTCTTTCTGCTGGAGGACGATTATAGAGCCATTTATCTTCACTGCAACATAAGCCTGTGTGACCGAGAGAGATTTCACTGTGTCCCA TCCTGTCAAAGGAGGAAATATCGCTCTGTTTCCAGCTCTGTTGCTATGGACTGCGTCACCATTGGACCAATTGCTT GGGACAAGTCAACTAAGTGA
- the LOC110000440 gene encoding pancreatic secretory granule membrane major glycoprotein GP2 isoform X4 produces MPVSSVKTNRTHAIYSNSLFVYPVIKGSFNLPVSIPFSCAYPLETDTSLNVAIRPFLPSSWDILGSGSGAEPCAVMSLFRNSAFTETFPAGGVNLPLGSPLYVGVSVTERELRFVVVLEECYASHSSDPHYYQRYSLIQNKCSTDARQVSVIESGMSLCARFSALLFLLEDDYRAIYLHCNISLCDRERFHCVPSCQRRKYRSVSSSVAMDCVTIGPIAWDKSTK; encoded by the exons ATGCCAGTGTCATCTGTGAAG ACCAACCGCACACATGCGATCTACTCCAACAGTCTATTTGTCTACCCTGTTATCAAGGGGTCCTTTAACCTTCCTGTGAGCATCCCCTTCTCCTGTGCGTATCCCCTGGAAACAGACACCAGCCTGAATGTGGCTATCAGACCATTCCTGCC GTCGTCATGGGACATTTTAGGATCTGGTTCTGGTGCCGAACCCTGTGCCGTCATGTCTCTTTTCCGTAACTCCGCCTTCACTGAGACTTTCCCAGCTGGAGGGGTCAACCTGCCACTGGGTTCACCTTTGTATGTGGGTGTCTCTGTAACAGAAAGAGAGCTcagatttgttgttgttctggaGGAATGTTACGCCTCTCACTCATCCGATCCTCACTATTACCAGCGATACTCTCTCATCCAGAACAA GTGTTCGACCGATGCCCGACAGGTGTCTGTGATTGAGAGCGGCATGTCTTTGTGTGCTCGTTTCTCTGCCCTGCTCTTTCTGCTGGAGGACGATTATAGAGCCATTTATCTTCACTGCAACATAAGCCTGTGTGACCGAGAGAGATTTCACTGTGTCCCA TCCTGTCAAAGGAGGAAATATCGCTCTGTTTCCAGCTCTGTTGCTATGGACTGCGTCACCATTGGACCAATTGCTT GGGACAAGTCAACTAAGTGA